The region TGCCTCAGCGCCAATTTTTTCAAGACCTTCATTTAAAATTACTTCTTCAAGGTTTTTGCAACCAGAAAACGCTCTTCCGCCAATTTCTTTTACTGAACCAGGAATAGTAACTTTTGTGGTTTTTTTATCCAAATATGCTAATATCTTTTTATTATTTTTATCAATAAAAAAGTTATCTTTAATTTCAAAATTTTTATTATTTGAATTAATTAAAATATTTGAAATTATTGAATAATTAAATGCCCAATCGTCTATTTCTTTTACCGAACCAGGAATAGTAATAGATTCAATGTTTGTATTTGAAAATGCATATCAGCCAATTCCTTCAAGGCCTTCATTTAAAATTGCTTCTTTAAGGTTTAGGCAATCAGAAAACGCATATAAGCCAATTTCTTTTACTGAACTAGGAATAGTAATAGATTCAATGTTTGTATTTGAAAATGCATATCAGCCAATTCCTTCAAGGCCTTCATTTAAAATTGCTTCTTTAAGGTTTAGGCAATCATAAAACGCTCTTTCGCCAATTTCTTTTACTGAACCAGGAATAGTAATAGATTCAATTTTTGTTTTATAAAATGCCTCAGCACCAATTTTTTCAAGACCTTCATTTAAAATTACTTTCTTAAGGTTTTCGCAACCATAAAACGCACTTTCACCAATTTTTTTTACTGTACCAGGAATAGTAATAGATTCAATTTTTGTATCTGAAAAAGCACTTTCACCAATTTTTTCAAGACCTTCATTTAAAATTACTTCTTTAAGGTTTGTGCAACCATTAAACGCATAATCGCCAATTTCTTTTACTGAACCAGGAATAGTAATAGATTCAATTTTTGTATTTCAAAATGCACAAGCGCCAATTTTTTCAAGACCTTCATTTAAAATTGCTTCTTTAAGGTTTAGGCAATCATAAAACGCTCTTTCGCCAATTTCTTTTACCGAACCAGGAATAGTAATAGATTCAATGTTTTTACCAGCAAATGCCTCAGCGCCAATTTTTTCAAGACCTTCATTTAAAATTACTTCTTTAAGGCTTTCGCACCAAGAAAACGCATATTTGTCAATTTCTTTTATTGAACCAGGAATAGTAATAGATTCAATGTTTGTATTTGAAAATGCATATCAGCCAATTCCTTCAAGGCCTTCATTTAAAATTACTTCTTTAAGGTTTGTGCAACCATTAAACGCATCTTCGCCAATTTCTTTTACTGAACCGGGAATAGTAATAGATTCAATTTTTGTATTGCTAAATGCCCAAGCGCCAATTTTTTCAAGACCTTTATTCAAAATTACTTCTTTAAGGTTTTTGCAACCATAAAACGCTCATTCGCCAATTTCTTTTACTGAACCGGGAATAGTAACTTTTGTGGCCTTTTCATCCAAATATGCTAATATTTTTTTATTATTTTTATCAATAAAAAAGTTATCTTTAATTTCGAAATTTTTATTATTTGAATTAATTGAAATATGTGAAATTCTTGAAAAATCAAATGCCCTGACGCCAATTTCTTTTACTGAACCAGGAATAGTAATAGATTCAATGTTTGTATCTAAAAATGCCTTAGCGCCAATTTTTTCAAGACCTTCATTTAAAATTACTTCTTTAAGGTTTGTGCAACCAGAAAATGCACTTTCGCCAATTTCTTTTACTGTATCAGGAATAGTAATAGATTCAATGTTTGTATCTGAAAATGCAAAAGCGCCAATTTTTTCAAGACCTTCATTTAAAATTACTTTCTTAAGGTTTTTGCAACCAGAAAACGCACCTGCGCCAATTTCTTTTACTGAACCAGGAATAGTAATAGATTCAATTTTTGGATTATTAATTAACCCAGCAAATGCCGCATAGCCAATTTTTTCAAGACCTTTATTTAAAATTACTTCTTTAAGGTTTTCGCAACCATAAAACGCTCATTCGCCAATTTCTTTTACTGAACCAGGAATAGTAATAGATTCAATTTTTGTTTTATAAAATGCCTCAGCACCAATTTTTTCAAGACCTTTATTTAAAATTACTTCTTTAAGGTTTGGGCACCAAGAAAACGCTCTTTCATCAATTTCTTTTACTGATCCAGGAATAGTAACTTTTGTGGCCTTTTTATCCAAATATGCTAATATCTTTTTATTATTTTTATCAATAAAAAAGTTATCTTTAATTTCAAAATTTTTATTATTTGAATTAATTGAAATATGTGAAATTATTGAAAAATCAAATGCCCAAGCGCCAATTTTTTCAAGACCTTCATTTAAAATTACTTCATGAAGGTCTCCGTGGCCTAAAAACGCACCTTCGCCAATTTCTTTTATTGAACTAGGAATAGTAACTTTTGTGGCCATTCAATCCAAATATGATAATATTTTTTTATTATTTTTATCAATAAAAAAGTTATCTTTAATTTCAAAATTTTTATTATTTGAATTAATTAAAATAAGTGTAGTCATTCAAAAATCAAATGCTCAATTGCCAATTTCCTTTACTGAACCAGGAATAGTAATAATTCCAATTTTTGTATATCTAAATGCTTCAACGCCAATTTTTTCAAGACCTTCATTTAAAATTGCTTCATTAAGGTTTGTGCAACCATGAAACGCTCTTTCGCCAATTTCTTTTACTGAACTAGGAATAGTAATAGATTCAATGTTTGTTTTATAAAATGCCTCAGCACCAATTTTTTCAAGACCTTCATTTAAAGTTACTTCTTTAAGGTTTTCGCAACCAGAAAATGCACCTTCACCAATTTCTTTTACTGAACTAGGAATAGTAACTTTTGTGGCCTTTTTATCCAAATATGATAATATTTTTTTATTATTTTTGTCAATAAAAAAGTTATCTTCAATTTCAAAATTTTTATTATTTGAATTAATTGAAATATGTGAAATGTCTGAAAAATGAAATGCACCAGCGCCAATTTTTTCAAGACCTTCATTTAAAATTACTTCTTTAAGGTTTTCGCAACCAGAAAATGCACCTTCACCAATTTCTTTTATTGAACTAGGAATAGTAACTTTTGTGGCCTTTTTATCCAAATATGATAATATTTTTTTATTATTTTTGTCAATAAAAAAGTTATCTTCAATTTCAAAATTTTTATTATTTGAATTAATTGAAATATCTGAAATCATTGAAAAATCAAATGCTCAATTGCCTATTTCTTTTACTGTATCAGGAATAGTAATAGATTTAATGTTTGTATTTGAAAATGCCCGAGCGCCAATTTTTTCAAGACCTTCATTTAAAATTACTTCTTTAAGGATTTTGCAATCAGAAAACGCACTTTCGCCAATTTCTTTTACTGAACTAGGAATAGTAACTTTTGTGGCCTTTTTATCCAAATATGATAATATTTTTTTATTATTTTTATCAATAAAAAAGTTATCTTTAATTTCAAAATTTTTATTATTTGAATTAATTGAAATATCTGAAATCATTGAAAAATCAAATGATCAATTGCCTATTTCTTTTACTGTATCAGGAATAGTAATAGATTTAATGTTTGTACGATCAAATGCCCGAGCGCCAATTTTTTCAAGACCTTCATTTAAAGTTACTTCTTTAAGGTTTTCACATCTAAAAAATGCACCAGCGCCAATTTCTTTTATTGAACCAGGAATAGTAATAGATTCAATTTTTTTATCAGCAAATGCACTTTCGCCAATTTTTTCAAGACCTTCATTTAAAGTTACTTTCTTAAGGTTTTTGCAACCAGAAAATGTACTTTTGTCAATTGCTTTTATTGAACCAGGAATAGTAATAGATTCAATGTTTGTGCTTGAAAATGCACAAGCGCCAATTTTTTCAAGACCTTCATTTAAAGTTACTTTCTTAAGGTTTTCGCAACCAGAAAATGTACTTTTGTCAATTTCTTTTATTGAACCAGGAATAGTAATAGATTCAATGTTTGTGCTTGAAAATGCACCAGCGCCAATTTTTTCAAGACCTTCATTTAAAATTACTTCTTCAAGGCTATGGCAACCAGAAAATGTACTTTTACCAATTTCTTTTACTGAACCAGGAACAGTAATAGATTTAATGTTTGTATTTAAAAATGCCTCAGCGCCAATTTTTTCAAGACCTTCATTTAAAATTACTTCTTCAAGGTTTTCACAACCAGAAAACGTACTTTTACCAATTTCTTTTACTGAACTAGGAATAGTAATAGATTTAATGTTTGTATATTTAAATGCCTCAGCGCCAATTTTTTCAAGACCTTCATTTAAAATTACTTCTTTAATGTTTCTACAACCAGAAAACGCACCTTCGCCAATTTCTTTTACTGAACCCGCAATAGTAACCGATTGAATAACACTATTAAAAAAAGCATGATTATCAATTTCTGTAATATTTTTGCCTTGATATTCCTTAGGAATTGTTACTTTAGAATCATTTCCAATAAATTCTGTAATTTTTCAAGTATTTGATTTAGTTAGTTCGAATTTAAATTTTTTATTTAAATTTGATGAATCTTCTTCTTTGGTAGGATTTTCTGGTTTAGGTTTATTTTCATCAGGTTTTGAATCTTCTTCTTTTGTAGGATTTTCTGGTTTAGAATTTGGTTTATTTTCATCAGGCTTTAAATCTTCTTTGTTTTCTTTTGAATTTTGTTTTACTCCATAATCACAAGAAATAGTTGCTAATGGAAGTATAGTAGTTAATGCTGAAATACTACTTAATATAAGTCATATCTTAATATTTTTTTTATTTTTCATTTTCTTACCTTTTATTACTATTTATAATTTTATTTTTATATATATTAAAAAGTAAAACCTCTTAATAATAAAAAAAAAAAAAAAAACAGATTTTTAATA is a window of Metamycoplasma hominis ATCC 23114 DNA encoding:
- a CDS encoding leucine-rich repeat domain-containing protein, with protein sequence MKNKKNIKIWLILSSISALTTILPLATISCDYGVKQNSKENKEDLKPDENKPNSKPENPTKEEDSKPDENKPKPENPTKEEDSSNLNKKFKFELTKSNTWKITEFIGNDSKVTIPKEYQGKNITEIDNHAFFNSVIQSVTIAGSVKEIGEGAFSGCRNIKEVILNEGLEKIGAEAFKYTNIKSITIPSSVKEIGKSTFSGCENLEEVILNEGLEKIGAEAFLNTNIKSITVPGSVKEIGKSTFSGCHSLEEVILNEGLEKIGAGAFSSTNIESITIPGSIKEIDKSTFSGCENLKKVTLNEGLEKIGACAFSSTNIESITIPGSIKAIDKSTFSGCKNLKKVTLNEGLEKIGESAFADKKIESITIPGSIKEIGAGAFFRCENLKEVTLNEGLEKIGARAFDRTNIKSITIPDTVKEIGNWSFDFSMISDISINSNNKNFEIKDNFFIDKNNKKILSYLDKKATKVTIPSSVKEIGESAFSDCKILKEVILNEGLEKIGARAFSNTNIKSITIPDTVKEIGNWAFDFSMISDISINSNNKNFEIEDNFFIDKNNKKILSYLDKKATKVTIPSSIKEIGEGAFSGCENLKEVILNEGLEKIGAGAFHFSDISHISINSNNKNFEIEDNFFIDKNNKKILSYLDKKATKVTIPSSVKEIGEGAFSGCENLKEVTLNEGLEKIGAEAFYKTNIESITIPSSVKEIGERAFHGCTNLNEAILNEGLEKIGVEAFRYTKIGIITIPGSVKEIGNWAFDFWMTTLILINSNNKNFEIKDNFFIDKNNKKILSYLDWMATKVTIPSSIKEIGEGAFLGHGDLHEVILNEGLEKIGAWAFDFSIISHISINSNNKNFEIKDNFFIDKNNKKILAYLDKKATKVTIPGSVKEIDERAFSWCPNLKEVILNKGLEKIGAEAFYKTKIESITIPGSVKEIGEWAFYGCENLKEVILNKGLEKIGYAAFAGLINNPKIESITIPGSVKEIGAGAFSGCKNLKKVILNEGLEKIGAFAFSDTNIESITIPDTVKEIGESAFSGCTNLKEVILNEGLEKIGAKAFLDTNIESITIPGSVKEIGVRAFDFSRISHISINSNNKNFEIKDNFFIDKNNKKILAYLDEKATKVTIPGSVKEIGEWAFYGCKNLKEVILNKGLEKIGAWAFSNTKIESITIPGSVKEIGEDAFNGCTNLKEVILNEGLEGIGWYAFSNTNIESITIPGSIKEIDKYAFSWCESLKEVILNEGLEKIGAEAFAGKNIESITIPGSVKEIGERAFYDCLNLKEAILNEGLEKIGACAFWNTKIESITIPGSVKEIGDYAFNGCTNLKEVILNEGLEKIGESAFSDTKIESITIPGTVKKIGESAFYGCENLKKVILNEGLEKIGAEAFYKTKIESITIPGSVKEIGERAFYDCLNLKEAILNEGLEGIGWYAFSNTNIESITIPSSVKEIGLYAFSDCLNLKEAILNEGLEGIGWYAFSNTNIESITIPGSVKEIDDWAFNYSIISNILINSNNKNFEIKDNFFIDKNNKKILAYLDKKTTKVTIPGSVKEIGGRAFSGCKNLEEVILNEGLEKIGAEAFSNPNIKSITIPGTVKEIGERAFSWCENLKEVILNEGLEKISTGAFNHTKIESITIPGTVKEIGERAFSWCENLKEVILNEGLEKIGAEAFSNTNIESITIPGSVKEIGERAFSDCANLKEVIYKGDASNIKWENTGIDKTKVKIISSNN